A window of Streptomyces caniferus contains these coding sequences:
- the frr gene encoding ribosome recycling factor, with amino-acid sequence MIEEILLEAEEKMEKAVVVAKEDFAAIRTGRAHPAMFNKIVADYYGAMTPINQLASFSVPEPRMAVVTPFDKSALRNIEQAIRDSDLGVNPSNDGNIIRVTFPELTEERRKEFIKVAKNKGEDAKISIRSVRRKAKETLDKLVKDKETGEDEVRRAEKELDDTTAKYVAQVDELLKHKESELLEV; translated from the coding sequence GTGATCGAAGAGATCCTCCTCGAGGCCGAGGAGAAGATGGAGAAGGCCGTCGTGGTCGCCAAGGAGGACTTCGCCGCGATTCGCACCGGGCGTGCGCACCCGGCGATGTTCAACAAGATCGTGGCTGACTACTACGGTGCGATGACGCCGATCAACCAGCTGGCGTCGTTCTCGGTTCCCGAACCGCGGATGGCCGTGGTGACCCCGTTCGACAAGAGCGCGCTGCGCAACATCGAGCAGGCCATCCGCGACTCCGACCTCGGCGTCAACCCGAGCAACGACGGCAATATCATCCGGGTGACGTTCCCCGAGCTGACCGAGGAGCGCCGCAAGGAGTTCATCAAGGTCGCCAAGAACAAGGGCGAGGACGCGAAGATCTCGATCCGCAGCGTGCGCCGCAAGGCCAAGGAGACCCTCGACAAGCTCGTCAAGGACAAGGAGACGGGCGAGGACGAGGTGCGGCGCGCCGAGAAGGAGCTCGACGACACCACCGCGAAGTACGTCGCGCAGGTGGACGAGCTCCTCAAGCACAAGGAATCCGAGCTCCTCGAGGTCTGA
- the pyrH gene encoding UMP kinase → MIHGADGAHSDHAGHGGRQRFLLKLSGEAFAGGGGLGVDPDVVHAMAREIAAVVRDGYEIAIVIGGGNFFRGAELQQRGMDRARSDYMGMLGTVMNCLALQDFLEKEGIDSRVQTAITMGQVAEPYIPLRAVRHLEKGRVVIFGAGMGMPYFSTDTTAAQRALEIDAEAMLMGKNGVDGVYDSDPKKNPDAVKFDALEYGEVITRDLKIADATAITLCRDNKLPILVFELLAEGNIARAVKGEKIGTLVSDQGTRA, encoded by the coding sequence ATGATTCACGGTGCCGACGGCGCGCACTCCGACCATGCCGGTCACGGCGGCAGGCAGCGCTTCCTGCTGAAGCTGTCCGGCGAAGCGTTCGCCGGCGGCGGCGGACTGGGCGTCGATCCCGACGTCGTGCACGCGATGGCCCGCGAGATCGCCGCCGTGGTGCGCGACGGCTATGAGATCGCCATCGTGATCGGCGGCGGAAACTTCTTCCGCGGTGCCGAACTCCAGCAGCGCGGCATGGACCGGGCCCGCTCCGACTACATGGGCATGCTGGGCACGGTCATGAACTGTCTGGCCCTCCAGGACTTCCTGGAGAAGGAGGGCATCGACTCCCGCGTCCAGACGGCCATCACCATGGGACAGGTTGCGGAGCCGTACATTCCGCTGCGTGCGGTGCGCCATCTGGAGAAGGGCCGGGTCGTCATCTTCGGCGCCGGCATGGGCATGCCGTACTTCTCCACCGACACCACCGCCGCCCAGCGCGCCCTGGAGATCGACGCCGAGGCCATGCTGATGGGCAAGAACGGGGTGGACGGCGTCTACGACTCCGACCCCAAGAAGAACCCGGACGCGGTGAAGTTCGACGCCCTCGAATACGGCGAGGTCATCACCCGGGACCTGAAGATCGCCGACGCCACCGCCATCACGCTGTGCCGGGACAACAAGCTCCCGATCCTCGTCTTCGAACTGCTCGCCGAGGGCAACATCGCGCGCGCGGTGAAGGGTGAGAAGATCGGCACGCTCGTCAGCGATCAGGGCACCCGGGCCTGA
- the rpsB gene encoding 30S ribosomal protein S2: MAVVTMRELLESGVHFGHQTRRWNPKMKRFIFTERNGIYIIDLLQSLSYIDRAYEFVKETVAHGGSVMFVGTKKQAQEAIAEQATRVGMPYVNQRWLGGMLTNFSTVYKRLQRLKELEQIDFEDVAASGLTKKELLVLSREKAKLEKTLGGIREMQKVPSAVWIVDTKKEHIAVGEARKLNIPVVAILDTNCDPDEVDYKIPGNDDAIRSVTLLTRVIADAVAEGLIARSGAATGDQKPGDKAAAEPLAEWERDLLEGEKKADDEAPKAEEKPAEAAAEAEKPAEAPAAEADAEKPAEQA; the protein is encoded by the coding sequence ATGGCCGTCGTCACGATGCGGGAGCTGCTGGAGAGCGGCGTCCACTTCGGGCACCAGACCCGCCGCTGGAACCCGAAGATGAAGCGCTTCATCTTCACCGAGCGCAACGGCATCTACATCATCGACCTGCTCCAGTCGCTGTCGTACATCGACCGCGCCTACGAGTTCGTCAAGGAGACCGTCGCCCACGGCGGCTCGGTCATGTTCGTCGGCACGAAGAAGCAGGCCCAGGAGGCCATTGCCGAGCAGGCGACCCGCGTGGGCATGCCCTACGTGAACCAGCGCTGGCTCGGCGGCATGCTGACCAACTTCTCGACCGTCTACAAGCGCCTGCAGCGCCTGAAGGAGCTCGAGCAGATCGACTTCGAGGATGTGGCCGCCTCCGGCCTCACCAAGAAGGAGCTCCTGGTTCTCTCCCGCGAGAAGGCCAAGCTGGAGAAGACCCTCGGCGGTATCCGCGAGATGCAGAAGGTGCCCAGCGCCGTCTGGATCGTGGACACCAAGAAGGAGCACATTGCCGTCGGTGAGGCGCGCAAGCTCAACATCCCGGTCGTCGCGATCCTCGACACCAACTGCGACCCGGACGAGGTCGACTACAAGATCCCGGGCAACGACGACGCGATCCGCTCCGTCACCCTGCTCACCCGCGTGATCGCCGACGCCGTCGCCGAGGGCCTCATCGCCCGCTCCGGTGCCGCCACCGGCGACCAGAAGCCCGGCGACAAGGCTGCCGCCGAGCCGCTGGCCGAGTGGGAGCGCGACCTGCTCGAGGGCGAGAAGAAGGCTGACGACGAGGCCCCCAAGGCCGAGGAGAAGCCCGCCGAGGCCGCCGCCGAGGCCGAGAAGCCCGCCGAGGCCCCCGCCGCCGAGGCCGACGCCGAGAAGCCGGCCGAGCAGGCCTGA
- a CDS encoding phosphatidate cytidylyltransferase, with amino-acid sequence MNESSWGAAPPGAGQWGPPDHAPASSLRGTAPPAPAGPVYDWGDAAQTRPMPFVPGPGGHQDDDREYRDIRDNRDHLDDRGAARLSGPLFRDEKPQEPMPTSLSGSDSSPDSEKPKKKSAGRNLRAAIGVGIGLGVIIVASLFVYKPVFIGVIAIAVVVGLWELTSRLAERKDIKVPLVPLAVGGTAMVAAGYVRGAEGAWVAMALTALAVLVWRMTEAPENYLRDVTAGVFAAFYVPFLATFVALMLAAEPDGPERVLTFLLLTVVSDTGAYAVGWRFGKHKLAPRISPGKTREGLVGAVLFAMVAGALCMEFLIADGAWWQGLLLGLAVAASATLGDLGESMIKRDLGIKDMGTLLPGHGGIMDRLDSLLPTAPVVWLLFVIFVGAG; translated from the coding sequence ATGAACGAGTCTTCCTGGGGGGCCGCCCCGCCCGGCGCCGGTCAATGGGGGCCGCCCGACCACGCACCGGCCTCCTCGCTCCGCGGGACGGCGCCCCCCGCCCCGGCGGGTCCCGTGTACGACTGGGGCGACGCGGCGCAGACTCGGCCCATGCCCTTCGTGCCCGGGCCAGGCGGACACCAGGACGACGACCGGGAATATCGGGACATCCGGGACAACCGGGACCACCTGGACGACCGGGGGGCTGCTCGACTGAGCGGCCCCCTGTTCCGCGACGAAAAGCCGCAGGAGCCCATGCCCACCTCTCTTTCCGGGTCCGACAGCTCGCCGGACTCAGAGAAGCCGAAGAAGAAGAGCGCGGGCCGCAACCTGCGCGCCGCGATAGGGGTCGGTATCGGCCTCGGCGTGATCATCGTTGCGTCGCTCTTCGTCTACAAGCCCGTGTTCATCGGCGTGATAGCGATCGCCGTCGTCGTGGGCCTGTGGGAGCTGACCTCGCGGCTGGCGGAGCGCAAGGACATCAAGGTGCCGCTGGTGCCGCTCGCGGTCGGTGGCACCGCCATGGTGGCCGCCGGCTACGTCCGCGGTGCCGAGGGTGCCTGGGTCGCGATGGCGCTCACCGCGCTCGCCGTCCTCGTCTGGCGGATGACCGAGGCGCCCGAGAACTATCTGCGGGATGTCACCGCCGGTGTCTTCGCGGCGTTCTACGTGCCCTTCCTCGCGACATTCGTGGCGCTGATGCTCGCCGCCGAGCCCGACGGGCCGGAGCGGGTGCTGACCTTCCTGCTGCTCACCGTCGTCAGCGACACCGGCGCGTACGCGGTCGGCTGGCGGTTCGGCAAGCACAAGCTCGCACCGCGCATCAGCCCCGGCAAGACCCGCGAGGGACTCGTCGGCGCGGTGCTCTTCGCGATGGTGGCCGGCGCGCTGTGCATGGAATTCCTGATCGCGGACGGTGCCTGGTGGCAGGGCCTGCTGCTCGGTCTCGCGGTCGCGGCCAGCGCCACGCTCGGGGACCTCGGCGAATCCATGATCAAGCGCGATCTCGGCATCAAGGACATGGGCACCCTGCTCCCCGGTCACGGCGGCATCATGGACCGCCTCGACTCCCTGCTGCCGACCGCCCCGGTCGTCTGGCTGCTGTTCGTGATCTTCGTGGGAGCCGGCTGA
- a CDS encoding peptidoglycan DD-metalloendopeptidase family protein — protein sequence MRRNTRQNPPRTAPPDTRRTPDRHRHRSSGSPAAAPRPPCSLGPPRPRRPALPPSRPPLPPPVAHPPGTPLRPGFRPSAPLPPTPRGEPTGYGPSCFFPARTVGALLAPAVAAVLTVLSPAPANASASPALTARAEHGAGPEHGAGRTPARPAGAVRTEGAVRAEGGAPGQATARRVIRGHAGTAPRAAARSGGPARPRGAARHRGAARQEVAARDDPRAADRAWPVGGTAGVGPTVVRGWEPPPSPWAAGHRGVDLAASAGAPVRAAAPGRVAYAGTVAGRGVLTIEVALSGRPPLRTTYEPVQPTVHKGQRVTAGQPVAVLQHGPFHCRAPCLHWGLRRGKNYLDPLSLLPRSMLRGGPSRLLPIFEVPVPAGDRTVPGQSGPAGPQKPAIPAKPAAQEGSAAPTGAALMTAAVLAAAAVWALGRLNRARPSGTEKDV from the coding sequence ATGCGACGAAACACCCGACAGAACCCACCCCGGACCGCACCACCCGACACCCGCCGAACCCCTGACCGACACCGACACCGAAGCTCCGGCTCGCCCGCCGCCGCTCCTCGCCCTCCCTGTTCCCTCGGTCCTCCCCGTCCCCGTCGGCCCGCTCTCCCTCCCTCTCGGCCCCCTCTCCCTCCCCCGGTCGCGCATCCCCCGGGCACACCTCTCCGACCAGGCTTCCGGCCGTCGGCACCCTTACCGCCGACACCGCGCGGAGAGCCGACCGGATACGGGCCGAGCTGCTTCTTCCCGGCCCGCACTGTGGGTGCACTGCTGGCCCCTGCCGTGGCGGCGGTCCTCACCGTTCTGTCCCCCGCACCAGCGAACGCCTCCGCCTCGCCGGCCTTGACGGCGAGGGCGGAGCACGGGGCGGGACCGGAGCACGGGGCGGGACGGACGCCGGCCCGTCCTGCGGGTGCGGTACGCACCGAGGGGGCGGTACGTGCGGAGGGCGGGGCACCGGGCCAGGCAACGGCGAGGAGGGTGATACGCGGCCATGCGGGGACAGCTCCCAGGGCTGCGGCACGATCCGGGGGTCCGGCACGCCCCAGGGGTGCGGCACGTCACCGAGGCGCGGCACGTCAGGAGGTAGCGGCACGTGATGACCCACGGGCTGCGGACAGGGCGTGGCCGGTGGGCGGAACCGCCGGCGTAGGGCCCACGGTGGTACGCGGCTGGGAGCCGCCGCCTTCCCCCTGGGCCGCCGGGCACCGAGGCGTGGACCTGGCCGCGTCCGCCGGTGCGCCGGTGCGAGCGGCGGCACCCGGCCGGGTGGCGTACGCCGGCACCGTCGCCGGCCGCGGCGTCCTGACGATCGAGGTGGCTCTCTCGGGCCGTCCTCCGTTACGCACCACTTACGAGCCCGTGCAACCGACCGTCCACAAGGGCCAGCGCGTCACCGCAGGCCAGCCGGTCGCCGTCCTGCAGCACGGCCCGTTCCACTGCCGGGCACCATGCCTCCACTGGGGCCTGCGCCGCGGCAAGAACTACCTGGATCCGCTGTCCCTGCTGCCCCGCAGCATGCTCCGCGGCGGCCCCTCGCGACTGCTTCCGATCTTCGAAGTACCCGTACCGGCGGGCGACCGCACGGTTCCCGGACAGTCGGGTCCGGCAGGGCCCCAGAAGCCGGCAATACCCGCCAAACCCGCAGCTCAGGAGGGAAGCGCGGCACCGACAGGAGCTGCCCTCATGACAGCAGCCGTGCTCGCGGCAGCGGCGGTCTGGGCACTCGGCCGTCTCAATAGGGCTCGGCCTAGTGGGACCGAAAAGGACGTGTAG
- the tsf gene encoding translation elongation factor Ts produces MANYTAADVKKLRELTGAGMMDCKKALDEAEGNVDKAVEALRIKGQKGVAKREGRSAENGAVVSLVADDNTSGVIVELKCETDFVAKGEKFQAVANEIAAHVAKTSPADIEALLASEIEAGKTVQAFVDEANATLGEKIVLDRFAQFSDGFVSVYMHRTMPDLPPQIGVLVELDKENAEVAKGIAQHIAAFAPKYLAKDDVPAEVVEAERRVAEETTRAEGKPEAALPKIVEGRLNGFFKDATLLGQPYALDNKKSVEKVLQEAGVTLKRFARIKVGI; encoded by the coding sequence ATGGCGAACTACACCGCCGCTGACGTCAAGAAGCTCCGCGAGCTCACCGGCGCCGGCATGATGGACTGCAAGAAGGCCCTGGACGAGGCCGAGGGCAACGTCGACAAGGCCGTCGAGGCGCTGCGCATCAAGGGCCAGAAGGGCGTCGCCAAGCGCGAGGGCCGTTCCGCCGAGAACGGTGCGGTGGTCTCCCTCGTCGCCGACGACAACACCTCCGGTGTCATCGTCGAGCTGAAGTGCGAGACGGACTTCGTCGCCAAGGGCGAGAAGTTCCAGGCCGTCGCCAACGAGATCGCCGCGCACGTCGCGAAGACCTCCCCGGCCGACATCGAGGCCCTGCTCGCCTCCGAGATCGAGGCCGGCAAGACCGTCCAGGCGTTCGTCGACGAGGCCAACGCCACCCTGGGCGAGAAGATCGTCCTGGACCGCTTCGCGCAGTTCTCCGACGGCTTCGTGTCGGTGTACATGCACCGCACCATGCCCGACCTGCCCCCGCAGATCGGTGTCCTCGTCGAGCTCGACAAGGAGAACGCCGAGGTCGCCAAGGGCATTGCGCAGCACATCGCCGCGTTCGCCCCGAAGTACCTCGCCAAGGACGACGTGCCGGCCGAGGTCGTCGAGGCCGAGCGGCGTGTCGCCGAGGAGACCACCCGCGCGGAGGGCAAGCCCGAGGCTGCTCTCCCGAAGATCGTCGAGGGTCGCCTCAACGGCTTCTTCAAGGACGCGACGCTGCTCGGTCAGCCGTACGCCCTTGACAACAAGAAGTCCGTCGAGAAGGTCCTCCAGGAGGCCGGTGTCACCCTGAAGCGCTTCGCGCGCATCAAGGTCGGCATCTGA
- a CDS encoding TetR/AcrR family transcriptional regulator yields the protein MQRGALLDAARTLLSEGGTEALTFPALAERTGLARSSVYEYFRSRAAVVEELCAVDFPVWAAEVETAMERVDTPEAKVEAYVRRQLALVGDRRHRAVVAISAGELDAGAREKIRAAHGGLIAMIVEALADLGHAQPRLAAMLLQGVVDAAVRRIELGAAEDPDEITEAAVAMALRGVRG from the coding sequence ATGCAGCGCGGCGCCCTCTTGGACGCTGCCCGCACCCTGCTGTCCGAAGGCGGAACGGAAGCACTGACCTTCCCCGCCCTCGCCGAGCGCACGGGCCTCGCGCGCTCCTCCGTATACGAGTACTTCCGCTCGCGCGCCGCTGTCGTCGAAGAGCTGTGCGCCGTCGACTTCCCGGTCTGGGCCGCGGAGGTGGAAACGGCGATGGAGCGCGTCGACACGCCCGAGGCGAAGGTCGAGGCGTATGTGCGCCGGCAGCTCGCCCTCGTCGGCGACCGGCGCCACCGCGCTGTCGTCGCCATTTCGGCCGGCGAGCTGGACGCCGGCGCACGCGAGAAGATCCGCGCGGCGCACGGCGGGCTGATCGCCATGATCGTCGAGGCGCTCGCCGACCTCGGCCACGCACAGCCCCGGCTCGCGGCCATGCTCCTCCAGGGAGTCGTCGACGCCGCGGTCCGCCGCATCGAACTCGGTGCCGCGGAAGACCCGGACGAGATCACGGAAGCGGCGGTCGCGATGGCGCTCCGAGGGGTCCGCGGCTGA
- the rlmN gene encoding 23S rRNA (adenine(2503)-C(2))-methyltransferase RlmN — MPAPGELTFVAPRGAKKPPRHLADLSPVERREAVAAIGEKPFRAKQLSQHYFARYAHDPAQWTDIPAAAREKLATELLPDLMKVVRHISCDDDTTRKTLWKLHDGTLVESVLMRYPDRVTMCISSQAGCGMNCPFCATGQAGLDRNLSTAEIVHQIVDGMRALRDGEVPGGPARLSNIVFMGMGEPLANYKRVVGAIRRLTDPEPDGLGLSQRGITVSTVGLVPAMLRFADEGFKCRLAVSLHAPDDELRDTLVPVNTRWKVREVLDAAWEYAEKSGRRISIEYALIRDINDQAWRGDLLGRLLKGKRVHVNLIPLNPTPGSKWTASRPEDERAFVQAIEAHGVPVTVRDTRGQEIDGACGQLAASER; from the coding sequence ATGCCTGCACCCGGAGAACTCACTTTTGTCGCGCCGCGCGGGGCCAAGAAGCCCCCGCGGCACCTTGCCGATCTCAGCCCCGTCGAGCGTCGTGAAGCGGTGGCTGCCATCGGGGAGAAGCCGTTTCGCGCCAAACAGCTGTCGCAGCACTACTTCGCCCGCTATGCGCACGACCCGGCGCAGTGGACCGACATCCCGGCGGCGGCGCGCGAGAAGCTGGCGACCGAGCTGCTGCCGGACCTGATGAAGGTCGTCCGGCACATCTCGTGTGACGACGACACCACGCGCAAGACCCTGTGGAAGCTGCACGACGGCACGCTCGTCGAGTCCGTGCTGATGCGCTACCCGGACCGGGTCACCATGTGCATCTCCTCGCAGGCCGGCTGCGGTATGAACTGTCCGTTCTGCGCCACCGGGCAGGCGGGCCTGGACCGTAATCTCTCCACCGCCGAGATCGTGCACCAGATCGTCGACGGGATGCGTGCGCTCCGCGACGGCGAGGTGCCGGGCGGTCCCGCGCGACTGTCCAACATCGTCTTCATGGGGATGGGCGAGCCGCTCGCCAACTACAAGCGGGTGGTCGGCGCGATCCGGCGGCTGACGGACCCCGAGCCGGACGGGCTGGGCCTGTCCCAGCGGGGCATCACCGTCTCCACGGTCGGCCTGGTCCCGGCGATGCTGCGGTTCGCCGACGAGGGCTTCAAGTGCCGGCTGGCCGTGTCGCTGCATGCGCCCGATGACGAGCTGCGCGACACCCTGGTGCCCGTCAACACGCGCTGGAAGGTGCGTGAGGTGCTGGACGCGGCGTGGGAGTACGCCGAGAAGTCCGGGCGGCGGATCTCGATCGAGTACGCGCTGATCCGGGACATCAACGACCAGGCGTGGCGCGGTGACCTGCTGGGACGGCTGCTGAAGGGCAAGCGCGTCCACGTGAACCTGATTCCGCTGAACCCGACGCCGGGTTCGAAGTGGACCGCGTCGCGGCCCGAGGACGAGCGGGCGTTCGTCCAGGCCATCGAGGCGCACGGGGTCCCCGTGACCGTCCGCGACACCCGCGGCCAGGAGATCGACGGCGCCTGCGGACAGCTCGCGGCCTCGGAACGCTGA